The proteins below are encoded in one region of Rhododendron vialii isolate Sample 1 chromosome 7a, ASM3025357v1:
- the LOC131333419 gene encoding probable polyamine transporter At1g31830 isoform X1 — MVPVSTKTNGSDSGRKVVDPVGRQSSLTAKASPSQNGNDETDEQTSIAMGVHNGASNVAINGTTSSPRATKVGKVSVLPLVFLIFYEVSGGPFGVEDTVHAAGPLLALIGFLVFPFIWSVPEALITAEMGTMFPEDSGYVIWVSSALGEYWGFQQGWMKWLSGVIDNALYPVMFLDYLDSAIPALSGGLPRVAATLGLTAMLTYMNYRGLTIVGWAAVLLGVLSLLPFGVMGLVAIPKLRPKRWLVVDLHNVDWNLFLNTLFWNLNYWDSISTLTGEMDNPKKTLPKALFYALIVVVSGYFFPLLIGTGAIPLNRDRWTDGYFSDVAKLVGGVWLRVWVQVAAAMSTIGMFMAEMSGDSFQLLGMAERGMLPAFFAKRSRYGTPLVGILFSASGVILLSWLSFEQIVAAENFLYCFGMILEFISFIRLRTKYPAAYRPFKIPVGTVGSILLCIPPTILIGAVLVLSSLKVAVISLVAVVIGLVMQPCLKHVEKKKWLKFSENSDLPDPLCGAAHENTETLIQ, encoded by the coding sequence ACTGACGAGCAAACTTCCATTGCAATGGGGGTACACAATGGTGCCTCAAATGTAGCTATTAATGGCACAACTTCTTCTCCCAGGGCTACTAAAGTTGGAAAAGTCTCGGTTTTGCCCcttgtttttcttatcttctatGAGGTATCGGGAGGACCATTCGGGGTTGAGGATACTGTACACGCAGCTGGCCCCCTTCTGGCTCTAATTGGTTTTTTGGTATTTCCATTTATATGGAGTGTACCTGAAGCCCTAATAACTGCAGAAATGGGCACCATGTTCCCAGAAGACAGTGGCTATGTGATATGGGTTTCATCCGCATTGGGTGAGTATTGGGGGTTTCAACAAGGTTGGATGAAATGGCTAAGCGGGGTCATCGATAATGCTCTATACCCGGTTATGTTCCTTGATTATTTAGATTCAGCAATCCCAGCATTATCTGGTGGTTTGCCCAGAGTCGCAGCAACGCTAGGTTTGACTGCTATGCTCACTTACATGAATTATAGGGGTTTAACCATTGTAGGATGGGCTGCTGTTCTGTTGGGGGTTCTCTCACTCCTTCCTTTCGGTGTTATGGGACTTGTCGCAATACCGAAGTTAAGGCCTAAAAGATGGTTAGTGGTAGATTTACACAACGTTGACTGGAATTTGTTCCTAAACACACTATTCTGGAACTTAAATTACTGGGATTCAATAAGTACGTTAACGGGAGAGATGGATAATCCGAAGAAGACTCTGCCAAAGGCTCTATTCTATGCTTTGATTGTAGTTGTAAGTGGGTATTTCTTTCCTTTACTAATTGGTACAGGAGCTATACCGCTCAATCGAGACCGATGGACCGATGGGTATTTCTCTGATGTCGCCAAGTTGGTGGGTGGAGTGTGGTTGAGGGTTTGGGTCCAAGTGGCTGCTGCAATGTCAACTATAGGAATGTTCATGGCTGAAATGAGCGGTGATTCTTTTCAACTTCTTGGTATGGCGGAAAGAGGGATGCTTCCGGCGTTTTTCGCCAAAAGATCTCGCTATGGAACTCCTCTTGTTGGTATTTTATTTTCGGCTTCTGGTGTTATTTTGCTTTCATGGCTGAGCTTTGAACAGATAGTGGCCGCGGAAAACTTTTTGTATTGTTTCGGAATGATTTTGGAGTTCATATCCTTCATAAGGTTGAGAACAAAATACCCAGCTGCATATCGGCCTTTTAAGATACCTGTTGGAACAGTCGGATCAATTCTACTATGTATTCCTCCGACCATATTGATCGGCGCTGTGCTGGTTCTTTCTTCTCTCAAAGTGGCAGTTATAAGCCTCGTTGCTGTTGTAATTGGACTAGTGATGCAGCCTTGTCTCAAGCATgttgagaaaaagaaatggcTCAAGTTCTCTGAGAATTCTGATCTCCCTGATCCACTATGTGGTGCTGCTCATGAGAATACTGAAACATTGATTCAGTAA
- the LOC131333419 gene encoding probable polyamine transporter At1g31830 isoform X2: MATTRYTDEQTSIAMGVHNGASNVAINGTTSSPRATKVGKVSVLPLVFLIFYEVSGGPFGVEDTVHAAGPLLALIGFLVFPFIWSVPEALITAEMGTMFPEDSGYVIWVSSALGEYWGFQQGWMKWLSGVIDNALYPVMFLDYLDSAIPALSGGLPRVAATLGLTAMLTYMNYRGLTIVGWAAVLLGVLSLLPFGVMGLVAIPKLRPKRWLVVDLHNVDWNLFLNTLFWNLNYWDSISTLTGEMDNPKKTLPKALFYALIVVVSGYFFPLLIGTGAIPLNRDRWTDGYFSDVAKLVGGVWLRVWVQVAAAMSTIGMFMAEMSGDSFQLLGMAERGMLPAFFAKRSRYGTPLVGILFSASGVILLSWLSFEQIVAAENFLYCFGMILEFISFIRLRTKYPAAYRPFKIPVGTVGSILLCIPPTILIGAVLVLSSLKVAVISLVAVVIGLVMQPCLKHVEKKKWLKFSENSDLPDPLCGAAHENTETLIQ; this comes from the coding sequence ACTGACGAGCAAACTTCCATTGCAATGGGGGTACACAATGGTGCCTCAAATGTAGCTATTAATGGCACAACTTCTTCTCCCAGGGCTACTAAAGTTGGAAAAGTCTCGGTTTTGCCCcttgtttttcttatcttctatGAGGTATCGGGAGGACCATTCGGGGTTGAGGATACTGTACACGCAGCTGGCCCCCTTCTGGCTCTAATTGGTTTTTTGGTATTTCCATTTATATGGAGTGTACCTGAAGCCCTAATAACTGCAGAAATGGGCACCATGTTCCCAGAAGACAGTGGCTATGTGATATGGGTTTCATCCGCATTGGGTGAGTATTGGGGGTTTCAACAAGGTTGGATGAAATGGCTAAGCGGGGTCATCGATAATGCTCTATACCCGGTTATGTTCCTTGATTATTTAGATTCAGCAATCCCAGCATTATCTGGTGGTTTGCCCAGAGTCGCAGCAACGCTAGGTTTGACTGCTATGCTCACTTACATGAATTATAGGGGTTTAACCATTGTAGGATGGGCTGCTGTTCTGTTGGGGGTTCTCTCACTCCTTCCTTTCGGTGTTATGGGACTTGTCGCAATACCGAAGTTAAGGCCTAAAAGATGGTTAGTGGTAGATTTACACAACGTTGACTGGAATTTGTTCCTAAACACACTATTCTGGAACTTAAATTACTGGGATTCAATAAGTACGTTAACGGGAGAGATGGATAATCCGAAGAAGACTCTGCCAAAGGCTCTATTCTATGCTTTGATTGTAGTTGTAAGTGGGTATTTCTTTCCTTTACTAATTGGTACAGGAGCTATACCGCTCAATCGAGACCGATGGACCGATGGGTATTTCTCTGATGTCGCCAAGTTGGTGGGTGGAGTGTGGTTGAGGGTTTGGGTCCAAGTGGCTGCTGCAATGTCAACTATAGGAATGTTCATGGCTGAAATGAGCGGTGATTCTTTTCAACTTCTTGGTATGGCGGAAAGAGGGATGCTTCCGGCGTTTTTCGCCAAAAGATCTCGCTATGGAACTCCTCTTGTTGGTATTTTATTTTCGGCTTCTGGTGTTATTTTGCTTTCATGGCTGAGCTTTGAACAGATAGTGGCCGCGGAAAACTTTTTGTATTGTTTCGGAATGATTTTGGAGTTCATATCCTTCATAAGGTTGAGAACAAAATACCCAGCTGCATATCGGCCTTTTAAGATACCTGTTGGAACAGTCGGATCAATTCTACTATGTATTCCTCCGACCATATTGATCGGCGCTGTGCTGGTTCTTTCTTCTCTCAAAGTGGCAGTTATAAGCCTCGTTGCTGTTGTAATTGGACTAGTGATGCAGCCTTGTCTCAAGCATgttgagaaaaagaaatggcTCAAGTTCTCTGAGAATTCTGATCTCCCTGATCCACTATGTGGTGCTGCTCATGAGAATACTGAAACATTGATTCAGTAA